The window CCAGCATCATGAGCAGCCCCGATTATACCGGCACCGCCGTCGGCAGCCTGGACAACGCCGCCGCGTTCTACGCGCTGGGCGAAGTGGAAAACAATTGGCTGGCGATCTCCGCCATCCGCGGCGGCGATCTGGTGGGTTATATCCAGGCCAACGCCGGCGTGCCGGAAGCGCGCTACAAATCGACGCTGCGCAAAGATCTGCCGCGCCGCGCGCGCGCCGCCAAACAGGACTGCGTCAAAGTCGGCGGCGACAGCAAGGCGTGTAAAAACGCCGGCTCAGCCACCTGGATCCTCCAGTAGTCAGTACGCCTGCGGGCGACGAGATTCCCATGATGACGACCCCTATCGCTTCCCGCTGGTGCGGGATGCTGTTTCTGCTGCTGGGCGCGTTGGCGCTCGGCGGTTGCATGTCTTCCGCCAAAAGCGTGCCGTCGCGCTACAGCCTGGTGTTCGATGCCGATCGCCAGGTCAACGCCGCCGCCGGCGCGCAACCGGCGCCGATAAAAATTCGCGTGCTGCTGCTGCGTTCGGATGCGGAATTCATGGATGCCGACTTCTTCAGTCTGCAAAACGACGCCAAAAGCGTGCTCGGCAATAGCCTGCTGGACAGCGATCAGTTCTTCCTGACGCCGGGCCAGACCGGCAAGACGCTCGGCGGGCAAAGCGCGTTGGACGCACGTTACATCGGCGTAATCGCCGAGTATCAAAACCTGGACGGCAAGACCTGGCGCATTTCGCTGCCGCTGCCGGAGCCCACCGAAACCAATTTCTACAAGGTATGGCAATTCTCGCCGGATGAGCTGGAAGCGCATATCGTCGCGGGCGTGAATGGCCTGCGTCCCGTAAAAAAGGTCGACTGACCTACCGCTGCGCTGAAGCGAAGTAACTATAGGTGTGATGATGAAAGATGCTCATAAGGTTGTCTGGACTGAGGGGATGTTTTTGCGCCCTCACCATTTCCAGCAGGCGGAAAACTATCTCGAAGGCTATATGCGCAACTGGGGTCAGGCCCACAGCGGCTGTTTCTGGGGGTTCCTCACCCTGGATCTGGACCAAACGCTGCTGCGCCAGGGCAAAATTGCGCTCAACGCCGCCAGCGGCATCATGCCGGACGGCACGCCGTTTCGCTTTGCCGGCGCCCAGCAGGCGCCCGCGCCGCTGAGCATCGCCGAAAACAAGACCGGTGAAAACGTGGTGCTGGCCCTGCCGACTTACCGCGCAGGGCGTGAAGACGTGATCTTTCAGGAAAGCCCGGAGGCGCTGGCGCGCTATCTGGCTTACGAGAACGAAGTCGACGATCTTAATGCCGTCTCGGTGGGCAGCGCGGCGCTGCAATTTGGCCGCCTGCGCCTGCGGCTGATGCTGGAGAGTGAACTCAACGCCGAATGGACGGCGCTCGGCGTTACCCGCGTGCTGGAAA of the Serratia marcescens subsp. marcescens ATCC 13880 genome contains:
- the tagV gene encoding type VI secretion system accessory protein TagV; this translates as MKTRITLTLLTALTLAGCSTPPPPPPALNNDAIVSSEVNGVTLKHRAAVSTPKQFKPIGEEYRSLYAASIMSSPDYTGTAVGSLDNAAAFYALGEVENNWLAISAIRGGDLVGYIQANAGVPEARYKSTLRKDLPRRARAAKQDCVKVGGDSKACKNAGSATWILQ
- the tssJ gene encoding type VI secretion system lipoprotein TssJ; translated protein: MMTTPIASRWCGMLFLLLGALALGGCMSSAKSVPSRYSLVFDADRQVNAAAGAQPAPIKIRVLLLRSDAEFMDADFFSLQNDAKSVLGNSLLDSDQFFLTPGQTGKTLGGQSALDARYIGVIAEYQNLDGKTWRISLPLPEPTETNFYKVWQFSPDELEAHIVAGVNGLRPVKKVD